The stretch of DNA GTCGCATGCCGGTGCATGGCTCGCGTGAAGCGGCTAGGGTGAGCGGATCATTCAGCGGGCCACATCGACTCGGCCCGATTACCGCTCTGTGGAGTCAATGCGCTATGCCCCATCCTTTCCCGCGCTGGTTCCGGCGATCCCGCTTTACCCCGAGTGCCAGCGATGTTCCGGCGTCGGTGTGCCAAACGCTTATGCGGGTTCCAGCGTTGACGCTCCGCTGGTGCCAGCCATGAGTGTCTGTGGCTGCGACAGTACAGGCCTGCGACCCGTCGACGAGGCGATAAGCGAGCTGTTGGCCCGCGTACCTGCGCCACCCCCGATCGAACACATGGCATTGGGGGATGCGTTAGGACGCGTGCTGGCTGAACCGCTGGTCGCGCCATTCGCCGTACCAGCCTGGGACAACAGTGCGATGGATGGCTACGCCTTGCGTGCCGCCGACCTGTCCGCTGACGGTGGCTCGTTGCCGTTGGCCGGGCGGATCGCTGCCGGCGATGATGCCGGTGTGACCCTGCCAGCCGGGCACGCGGTGCGGATTTTCACCGGTGCGCCGTTACCACCGGGTGCCGACACGGTCGTCCCGCAAGAGCGCTGCCGGGTGGAGGGCGACCAGGTTTGGTTGCCATCCGTAAGGCGAGGGGATCATGTACGTCGCCAGGGTGAGGAACTGCAGGCGGGAAGCCTGGTGCTTGAGCCGGGCAAGCGCATACGGCCACAGGAGCTGGGCGTACTGGCAAGCTTTGGTGTCGATCGGGTGGCCGTGTACCGGCGCTTGCGCGTCGGGTTGCTGTCGAGCGGCAACGAACTGCGCGAACCGGGCGAGCCGCTGGCGCCTGGTCAGATCTACAACTCCAACCGCTACAGCCTGCTTGGTGTCCTGCGCAGCTTGGGACTGGAGGTGCACGATTATCCAGTCCTTGTCGATGAGCTGGCGGCCAGCCGCGATGCGCTGTCTCTGGGTGCGGCCGAGATGGATGTGCTGATCACCTCCGGTGGCGTTTCGGTGGGTGAGGAAGATCACCTCAAACACGCGATTCGGGAGCTGGGGGAGTTGCACCTCTGGCGGCTGGCGATTCAGCCAGGTAAACCGCTGGCCTTTGGCGAAGTGGGCGGCAAACCCTGGATCGGTTTGCCGGGCAACCCGGCTGCTGCCTTGATCACATCGCTGGTGGTTGCGCGGCCGTTCCTCCTCCGCGCTCAGGGGCAGCGTGACGTGTTGCCCACAACAGTCCAGCTGCCAGCAGGCTTTACCTGGTCCAAGGCCAACGGCCGTCGGCAGTATCTGAGGGCCCGGTTGGAAACCATTGCTGGCGAAACGCGGGTTTGTCTGCACCCGGGTCAAGGCTCGGCGATGTTGAGCTCGGCCAGCTGGGCCGATGGGCTGGCGATCGTTGAGTGCAATCGCACAGTGGCCGAAGGCGAGCCCGTTGGTTATCTCGCGTTCAGCGATTTACTGAGCTGATCGTTACGCCGTTGGCGCGGCACGAGGCCGCCAAGCCGTGCTCAGCCTAGCGGCGGACCAACAACACGCCCGACTCCATATGGTGCGTGTAGGGGAACTGGTCGAACAGCGCGCAGCGCTCTATGCGGTGGGTGTCGTGCA from Pseudomonas sp. DNDY-54 encodes:
- the glp gene encoding gephyrin-like molybdotransferase Glp, whose amino-acid sequence is MSVCGCDSTGLRPVDEAISELLARVPAPPPIEHMALGDALGRVLAEPLVAPFAVPAWDNSAMDGYALRAADLSADGGSLPLAGRIAAGDDAGVTLPAGHAVRIFTGAPLPPGADTVVPQERCRVEGDQVWLPSVRRGDHVRRQGEELQAGSLVLEPGKRIRPQELGVLASFGVDRVAVYRRLRVGLLSSGNELREPGEPLAPGQIYNSNRYSLLGVLRSLGLEVHDYPVLVDELAASRDALSLGAAEMDVLITSGGVSVGEEDHLKHAIRELGELHLWRLAIQPGKPLAFGEVGGKPWIGLPGNPAAALITSLVVARPFLLRAQGQRDVLPTTVQLPAGFTWSKANGRRQYLRARLETIAGETRVCLHPGQGSAMLSSASWADGLAIVECNRTVAEGEPVGYLAFSDLLS